The Vibrio bathopelagicus genomic sequence AATTTAATCGTGTATTTTATGTTCATGTTATGGAATTGTTGACAATTAAGACTCAACAATCAGAAGTGAGCAGCGTGAATATGAATACTGCGATAAAAGATCTCACCTTAAGTGCAAACACGAAAATACGTGTAAGCGATAAAGAAAATACCAAATCGGAAAGCCTGACTGAGTACCTCGTTGAGGCGATTGTTAACGGTGAACTACCACCGGGCAGTAAGATCTCGGAACCAGAGCTGGCGAAACGCTTCGAGGTAAGTCGAGGGCCATTACGTGAAGCGATAATGCGTGTAGAGGGACTTGGGTTGATTGAACGTATTCCTCACGTTGGAGCGCGAGTTATTACCTTTTCCGCAGACAAGCTGCTAGAGCTATATGCGGTGCGCGAGGCGTTAGAGGGAATGGCGGCACGCTTAGCGGCGAGACACATCACGCAAGAAGAGTTGATTGGGCTTGAAGGTTTACTGTCGACACATTCCCAACACATCGATGAAGTAGAGGGTTCTTCTTATTTTCATCAACATGGTGATTTCGATTTCCATTACCGAATTATCAAAGCAAGTCGCAATAGCAAGCTCATTTCATTGTTGTGTGATGAGCTTTACCACCTACTGCGCATGTATCGCTACCAATCGCCTAGAGCACAGTCTCGACCAAAAGAGGCGCTTGATGAACACAAATACATTCTAAAAGCGATTCGTAACCGTGATGAAGAGTTAGCGGAAATGCTAATGCGAAGACACATCTCGGGCAGTAGACTGCTTATAGAGCAACAAATTCAATCCAAAGACCTTGGTTAACAGGCGACTGATATTTGCCAGCGGATCTGCGTTGGCGAGAGCTAAACATCAGTAGTTATAAAGATTAGATAGAAATAAACAATTAACAGGGAGCGTCATTATGAAGTTATCAGCAGGAGCAAAGTTCCGACAAGCTGTGAAAGACAACGATCCATTGCAGATCGTCGGCACTGTGAATCCGTATTGCGCGATGATGGCAAAGAACTTGGGTCACCAGGCCATTTATTTGTCTGGTGGAGGCATCGCCAATGCGTCTTACGGCTTGCCTGACTTAGGTATCACCACATTGAACGATGTGTTGGTGGATGTTGAACGTATGACCAATGCGTGTGATTTGCCCTTGCTGGTGGATATCGATACGGGTTTCGGTGGCGCGTTCAATATCGCACGTACTATCCGCGCGATGGAAAAAGCAGGGGCAGCAGCAATCCATATGGAAGACCAAGTCGCTCAGAAACGCTGTGGTCATCGACCAAACAAAGCAATTGTTAGTCAGCAAGAGATGGTTGATAGAGTAAAAGCGGCAACAGATGCCAGAACCGACGAAAGCTTTGTGATTATGGCTCGTACGGATGCATTGGCGGTTGAAGGAATTGACAGTGCGATTGAACGAGCGATTGCGTGTGTTGAAGCGGGTGCGGACATGATTTTCCCTGAAGCGATGAATCAACTCGATCAGTACGTGAAGTTCTCGGCAGCGCTGAAATCAGCAACGGGTAAACATGTGCCTATTTTGGCTAACATCACCGAATTTGGTCAAACGCCGCTCTACAACTGTAACGAACTGGCGCAGTCGAGTGTCGATATGGTGCTTTATCCATTGAGTGCATTCCGTGCGATGAACAAAGCAGCAGAGAATGTGTACAAACACTTGCTGCTTGAAGGCAATCAAGAAGCACTGCTGGATTCCATGCAAACCCGTAAAGAGCTCTACGAGCATCTGAATTACCACGATTACGAGAACAAGCTTGATCAGCTGTTTTCGAGTGAAGAATAAATCCAACTTCAATTAATAAAAATCAACTTAATCCAATAACGTGAAATGTTAGTCGCCACATCCAGTTCCGATTTTAAAAAGCGTCGGACATATAAATAGTCAGCACCAAAGAGTGCAGGCGGCTAACAAAGAAAAGGAGTTCAACATGTCTGTATCTTTGAGTGATAAAGCAACTGTCGACAATGCGTCAACGGCGAACAATAACGTAGACAAGAATGAAAGCGCGAAACCAACCGGTACACCCGCGATTGGTGGTGCAGGGCTACGTGGCCAAAGTGCTGGAACGACCGCACTATGTACCGTGGGCCAGTCAGGAACGGGTTTAACTTATCGTGGCTACGATATTACCGACCTTGCCAATCACGCTCAGTTTGAAGAAGTGGCTCACCTGTTACTAAGAGGTCATTTACCCACTGAAAAAGAGCTCGATGACTACAAAGCCTTGTTAGTTGGCTTGCGTGGTTTACCTCAACCATTGAAAGCAGCTTTAGAACTGATCCCCGCAGATGCTCATCCTATGGATGTGATGAGAACGGGTTGTTCAATGTTAGGTAATTTAGAGCAAGAGTCAGACTTTTCTCAACAATTGCCTGCGACCGAACGTATGCTTGCGCTTTTCCCTGCCATTATTTGTTATTGGTACCGCTTTAGCCACGATGGTGTGCGAATTGATACTGAAGATCAAAGTGAAGAGTGTTTAGGCGGCTACTTCTTGAAGATGCTGACTGACAAGACGCCAAGTGAATTGCATAAGAAGGTGATGCACTGCTCGCTCACCCTTTACGCGGAACACGAGTTTAACGCTTCAACCTTTGCTGCTCGTGTTTGTGCCTCAACATTTTCGGATATTCATTCGTGTGTCACCGCAGCGATTGGTACGTTGAGAGGCCCTTTGCATGGCGGCGCCAATGAAGCGGCGATGGAAATGATCCAAGATTGGAAAACCGTTGATGAAGCAGAAGCAAACATCATGACGATGCTTGCTAATAAGGACAAAATCATGGGCTTCGGTCATGCCATTTATCGTGAGAGCGATCCACGAAATGCCTTAATTAAACGTTGGTCGAAAGAGCTTTCCCAAGAAGTTGGCGACGAACAGCTTTATGCTGTGTCTGAGCGCGTTGAAGCCGTTATGAAGCGAGAGAAAGGCCTGTTCTGTAATGCTGACTTCTTCCATGCATCTGCTTATCACTTCATGGATATCCCAACTAAACTGTTCACGCCAATTTTTGTGATGAGCCGCCTTACAGGTTGGACAGCGCACGTGTTCGAACAGAGAGAAAACAATCGCATCATTCGTCCGAGCGCAGACTACACGGGTCCAGAGCATCAAGACTGGCTGCCTATTCATCTACGTTAATCCTCTATATCGAACCGACTTATATCTCGAGGTGACCTTTGTCTTCACATGATAAGACCTCGAGAACCAATGAATAGAATTTAACAGATAATGGTGGATGTATGTCTGATGTGAAACTTGAACGGACCCAGAACCTTGAACGAAACCAGTACCGTAAGCCTTTACCCGGTACTCCTTTAGAGTATTTCGACGCTTGTGAAGCGATAGAAGCGATATCACCCGGCAGCTATAAAACTTTGCCTTATACGTCGCGAGTATTGGCGGAACAATTAGTAAGACGTTGTAATCCTGAAACCCTTGAAGACAGCTTAAAACAGATCATTGAGCGTAAGAGTGACTTAGATTTTCCTTGGTATCCTGCGCGTGTCGTGTGCCATGACATTCTAGGTCAAACCGCTTTGGTTGATTTAGCTGGCTTACGCGATGCGATTGCGGATCAAGGTGGCGACCCTGCCAAAGTAAACCCAGTGGTCGAAACTCAATTGATTGTTGATCACTCTTTAGCCGTTGAACATGCCGGGTTTGATAGCGAAGCATTTGATAAAAACCGCGCCATTGAAGAGCGTCGAAACGAAGACCGTTTTCACTTTATTGAATGGTGTAAAACCTCGTTTCAAAACGTAAGTGTGATTCCTGCAGGTAATGGAATTATGCACCAGATT encodes the following:
- the prpC gene encoding bifunctional 2-methylcitrate synthase/citrate synthase, producing MSVSLSDKATVDNASTANNNVDKNESAKPTGTPAIGGAGLRGQSAGTTALCTVGQSGTGLTYRGYDITDLANHAQFEEVAHLLLRGHLPTEKELDDYKALLVGLRGLPQPLKAALELIPADAHPMDVMRTGCSMLGNLEQESDFSQQLPATERMLALFPAIICYWYRFSHDGVRIDTEDQSEECLGGYFLKMLTDKTPSELHKKVMHCSLTLYAEHEFNASTFAARVCASTFSDIHSCVTAAIGTLRGPLHGGANEAAMEMIQDWKTVDEAEANIMTMLANKDKIMGFGHAIYRESDPRNALIKRWSKELSQEVGDEQLYAVSERVEAVMKREKGLFCNADFFHASAYHFMDIPTKLFTPIFVMSRLTGWTAHVFEQRENNRIIRPSADYTGPEHQDWLPIHLR
- a CDS encoding GntR family transcriptional regulator, which gives rise to MNTAIKDLTLSANTKIRVSDKENTKSESLTEYLVEAIVNGELPPGSKISEPELAKRFEVSRGPLREAIMRVEGLGLIERIPHVGARVITFSADKLLELYAVREALEGMAARLAARHITQEELIGLEGLLSTHSQHIDEVEGSSYFHQHGDFDFHYRIIKASRNSKLISLLCDELYHLLRMYRYQSPRAQSRPKEALDEHKYILKAIRNRDEELAEMLMRRHISGSRLLIEQQIQSKDLG
- the prpB gene encoding methylisocitrate lyase, which produces MKLSAGAKFRQAVKDNDPLQIVGTVNPYCAMMAKNLGHQAIYLSGGGIANASYGLPDLGITTLNDVLVDVERMTNACDLPLLVDIDTGFGGAFNIARTIRAMEKAGAAAIHMEDQVAQKRCGHRPNKAIVSQQEMVDRVKAATDARTDESFVIMARTDALAVEGIDSAIERAIACVEAGADMIFPEAMNQLDQYVKFSAALKSATGKHVPILANITEFGQTPLYNCNELAQSSVDMVLYPLSAFRAMNKAAENVYKHLLLEGNQEALLDSMQTRKELYEHLNYHDYENKLDQLFSSEE